One Anas platyrhynchos isolate ZD024472 breed Pekin duck chromosome 2, IASCAAS_PekinDuck_T2T, whole genome shotgun sequence DNA segment encodes these proteins:
- the TMEM68 gene encoding DGAT1/2-independent enzyme synthesizing storage lipids isoform X2 gives MVGRKESCASGQLPMTYLSCLAYILEEWTAVEYLKKYFFHVVIISRSDEVKATKDPLSEVWDSARKTVASFWDIYARIWHGYELHGVENLPEGPGILVYYHGAIPIDYLYFLSRLFLWKKRLCLSVADHFVFRLPGLKLLLEVTGVMPGTREECLSALKNGHLVSISPGGVREALFSDESYQLMWGNRKGFAQVALDAKVPIIPMYTQNVREGYRMFKERRFFRKLYESTRLPFTPPYGGLPVKFRTYIGEPIPYDPNITTDELVEKTKSAVQALIKKHQTIPGSIWKALMDRFDRHRKSD, from the exons ATGGTAGGTAGAAAAGAATCCTGTGCCTCAGGACAGCTACCTATGACCTACCTAAGCTGCCTTGCTTACATACTGGAAGAATGGACTGCTGTGGAGTacctgaagaaatattttttccacgtGGTCATCATCTCG AGGAGTGATGAGGTAAAAGCCACAAAAGATCCCTTGAGTGAAGTTTGGGATAGTGCAAGGAAAACTGTGGCAAGCTTTTGGGATATATATGCAAGAATATGGCATG GTTATGAACTTCATGGTGTGGAAAACCTACCAGAAGGACCAGGCATTCTTGTTTACTACCACGGAGCTATTCCCATAGACTACCTTTACTTTTTATCTAGGCTGTTTCTCTGGAAGAAAAGACTTTGTCTGTCAGTAGCCGATCATTTTGTCTTTCGTTTACCGG GACTCAAGTTACTGTTAGAAGTGACTGGTGTTATGCCAGGTACGAGGGAGGAGTGTCTCAGTGCACTGAAGAATGGTCACCTGGTGTCTATATCACCAGGTGGAGTTAGAGAAGCACTATTCAGCGATGAAAGTTATCAGCTCATGTGGGGAAATCGAAAAGGCTTTGCTCAGGTTGCTCTAGATGCAAAAGTG CCCATCATTCCAATGTACACTCAAAATGTACGAGAAGGATACAGGATGTTTAAAGAACGAA gatttttcagaaaattgtaTGAAAGTACTCGATTGCCATTTACTCCTCCGTATGGAGGACTTCCAGTTAAATTTCGCACGTATATAGGGGAACCAATCCCTTATGATCCAAATATAACTACAGATGAGTTAGTTGAAAAG ACAAAGAGTGCAGTTCAGGCTTTGATAAAGAAGCACCAAACGATCCCAGGCAGCATATGGAAGGCTTTAATGGACCGATTTGATAGACATCGTAAAAGTGATTAG
- the TMEM68 gene encoding DGAT1/2-independent enzyme synthesizing storage lipids isoform X1 produces the protein MVGRKESCASGQLPMTYLSCLAYILEEWTAVEYLKKYFFHVVIISVTISAMLIFFIVPLTILCFIYLTNVLLLIYQRSDEVKATKDPLSEVWDSARKTVASFWDIYARIWHGYELHGVENLPEGPGILVYYHGAIPIDYLYFLSRLFLWKKRLCLSVADHFVFRLPGLKLLLEVTGVMPGTREECLSALKNGHLVSISPGGVREALFSDESYQLMWGNRKGFAQVALDAKVPIIPMYTQNVREGYRMFKERRFFRKLYESTRLPFTPPYGGLPVKFRTYIGEPIPYDPNITTDELVEKTKSAVQALIKKHQTIPGSIWKALMDRFDRHRKSD, from the exons ATGGTAGGTAGAAAAGAATCCTGTGCCTCAGGACAGCTACCTATGACCTACCTAAGCTGCCTTGCTTACATACTGGAAGAATGGACTGCTGTGGAGTacctgaagaaatattttttccacgtGGTCATCATCTCGGTGACAATTAGTgcaatgttaattttttttattgttccttTAACAATCCTCTGTTTCATTTACCTTActaatgttttgcttttaatatatCAGAGGAGTGATGAGGTAAAAGCCACAAAAGATCCCTTGAGTGAAGTTTGGGATAGTGCAAGGAAAACTGTGGCAAGCTTTTGGGATATATATGCAAGAATATGGCATG GTTATGAACTTCATGGTGTGGAAAACCTACCAGAAGGACCAGGCATTCTTGTTTACTACCACGGAGCTATTCCCATAGACTACCTTTACTTTTTATCTAGGCTGTTTCTCTGGAAGAAAAGACTTTGTCTGTCAGTAGCCGATCATTTTGTCTTTCGTTTACCGG GACTCAAGTTACTGTTAGAAGTGACTGGTGTTATGCCAGGTACGAGGGAGGAGTGTCTCAGTGCACTGAAGAATGGTCACCTGGTGTCTATATCACCAGGTGGAGTTAGAGAAGCACTATTCAGCGATGAAAGTTATCAGCTCATGTGGGGAAATCGAAAAGGCTTTGCTCAGGTTGCTCTAGATGCAAAAGTG CCCATCATTCCAATGTACACTCAAAATGTACGAGAAGGATACAGGATGTTTAAAGAACGAA gatttttcagaaaattgtaTGAAAGTACTCGATTGCCATTTACTCCTCCGTATGGAGGACTTCCAGTTAAATTTCGCACGTATATAGGGGAACCAATCCCTTATGATCCAAATATAACTACAGATGAGTTAGTTGAAAAG ACAAAGAGTGCAGTTCAGGCTTTGATAAAGAAGCACCAAACGATCCCAGGCAGCATATGGAAGGCTTTAATGGACCGATTTGATAGACATCGTAAAAGTGATTAG